The proteins below are encoded in one region of Aquisphaera giovannonii:
- a CDS encoding ATP-binding protein — MTRLVQDERQVDQLRETLSCFSHRCRNILNGMKMSLYFVRRSASGSLPPWWEELEASYGGMERLFDHLQTIYRPMPLSAIEAKVGSLIRDLGATWGDRFAASGRVLELAPPATEATGSFDPMRLSMGLEAFLRWRSADMPPGWRARLEWRTEKGRFQACWQEAGGPEPPPGAPPEAADAGHAAPAPPDTLALPLLTRVVAAHRGTLSWSRSPGLRVEFGWPLAEPAAAAPAGVRVGRSPLTAGRGPA; from the coding sequence TTGACACGGCTCGTGCAGGATGAGCGTCAGGTCGACCAGCTCCGAGAGACGCTGAGCTGCTTCAGCCATCGCTGCCGCAACATCCTCAACGGCATGAAGATGAGCCTCTATTTCGTGCGACGGTCGGCGTCCGGCTCGCTCCCCCCGTGGTGGGAGGAGCTGGAGGCGAGCTACGGGGGGATGGAGCGACTCTTCGACCACCTTCAGACGATCTACCGGCCGATGCCCCTCTCGGCGATCGAGGCGAAGGTCGGGTCGCTCATCCGCGACCTCGGCGCGACGTGGGGCGACCGGTTCGCCGCCTCCGGCCGGGTGCTGGAGCTGGCGCCGCCCGCCACCGAGGCGACCGGCTCGTTCGACCCGATGCGGCTCAGCATGGGGCTGGAGGCCTTCCTCCGCTGGAGGAGCGCGGACATGCCCCCCGGCTGGCGGGCCCGCCTGGAGTGGCGGACCGAGAAAGGGCGGTTCCAGGCCTGCTGGCAGGAAGCGGGCGGCCCGGAGCCGCCGCCGGGAGCCCCGCCCGAGGCCGCCGACGCAGGCCATGCCGCCCCCGCCCCGCCGGATACGCTCGCCCTGCCGCTCCTGACCCGGGTCGTCGCGGCGCACCGGGGGACGCTCTCCTGGTCGCGCTCGCCGGGCCTCCGGGTCGAGTTCGGATGGCCGCTCGCGGAGCCGGCCGCGGCGGCCCCCGCCGGCGTCAGGGTCGGCCGCTCTCCCTTGACCGCCGGGCGGGGGCCGGCTTAG
- the rpiA gene encoding ribose-5-phosphate isomerase RpiA — MASIEEPAKERAAREAAGLVQSGMTVGLGSGTTAAILVRRLGERMREEGLRFVGVPTSVATAELARGLGIPLRELDEVDALDINLDGADEVDPQFRMIKGRGGALLREKIVACVARRRVTVITQDKRVSRLGQKAPLPVEVSSIGLQHTERRLRAMGAVTRIRMGPPGVPFRTDGGNAIIDCTFAGRHEPEELDGLLRSVVGVFETGLFLGLCDLLVVGTDDGVEQVPSTSPRNRGCGG; from the coding sequence GTGGCCAGCATCGAGGAACCCGCCAAGGAACGGGCGGCGCGGGAGGCGGCCGGGCTCGTCCAGTCGGGGATGACCGTCGGGCTGGGCTCCGGCACGACGGCGGCGATCCTGGTCCGGCGCCTGGGCGAGCGCATGCGGGAGGAGGGGCTGCGGTTCGTCGGCGTGCCCACGAGCGTGGCCACCGCCGAGCTGGCCCGCGGCCTGGGGATCCCGCTCCGCGAGCTCGACGAGGTGGACGCGCTGGACATCAACCTCGACGGCGCGGACGAGGTCGACCCGCAGTTCCGGATGATCAAGGGGCGGGGCGGGGCCCTGCTCAGGGAGAAGATCGTCGCCTGCGTCGCCCGCCGGCGGGTGACGGTCATCACCCAGGACAAGCGGGTCTCGAGGCTCGGCCAGAAGGCCCCGCTGCCGGTCGAGGTCAGCTCGATCGGGCTGCAGCACACCGAACGCCGGCTCCGGGCGATGGGCGCGGTGACGCGGATCCGCATGGGCCCTCCCGGGGTGCCGTTCCGGACCGACGGCGGCAACGCCATCATCGACTGCACCTTCGCGGGCCGGCATGAGCCGGAGGAGCTCGACGGGCTCCTCCGGTCCGTGGTCGGCGTCTTCGAGACGGGCCTCTTCCTGGGCCTCTGCGACCTCCTGGTCGTGGGGACCGACGACGGCGTCGAGCAGGTCCCCTCGACCTCGCCGCGCAACCGGGGCTGCGGCGGCTAA
- the deoC gene encoding deoxyribose-phosphate aldolase: MGQTLTYELIARRIDHSLLGPTLTDAELEAGCELAARYRVASVCIKPYAVALASGILKGTDVAVGTTIGFPHGGHATAVKVFEAQRAMDDGATELDMVINIGQAIGGKWDAVSRDIAEVTRAAHDGGGIVKVIFENCYLDDAQKTRLCRICGEVGADYVKTSTGYGTGGATNADLILMREASPPGVKLKAAGGVRTLDQAIAVVELGCDRFGASRTAEILDELKARLAR; the protein is encoded by the coding sequence ATGGGACAGACGCTGACCTACGAACTCATCGCCCGCCGGATCGACCATTCGCTCCTGGGGCCTACGCTCACGGACGCGGAGCTCGAGGCCGGCTGCGAGCTGGCGGCGAGGTACCGCGTGGCGAGCGTCTGCATCAAACCTTACGCCGTCGCCCTGGCCTCGGGAATCCTCAAGGGCACCGACGTGGCCGTCGGGACCACGATCGGCTTCCCCCATGGGGGGCACGCCACGGCCGTCAAGGTGTTCGAGGCGCAGCGGGCGATGGACGACGGCGCCACCGAGCTGGACATGGTGATCAACATCGGCCAGGCGATCGGCGGCAAATGGGACGCCGTGTCGCGGGACATCGCCGAGGTGACCCGCGCGGCCCACGACGGCGGGGGGATCGTCAAGGTCATCTTCGAGAACTGCTACCTCGACGACGCCCAGAAGACGCGCCTCTGCCGGATCTGCGGCGAGGTCGGGGCCGACTACGTGAAGACCTCCACGGGCTACGGCACCGGCGGCGCCACGAACGCGGACCTGATCCTGATGCGCGAGGCGTCCCCGCCGGGCGTGAAGCTCAAGGCGGCCGGCGGCGTCCGGACGCTGGATCAGGCCATCGCCGTGGTGGAGCTCGGGTGCGACCGCTTCGGCGCCTCGAGGACCGCGGAGATCCTCGACGAGCTGAAGGCCCGCCTGGCGCGGTGA
- a CDS encoding CoA-binding protein, which produces MSRRRPTVAIIGASNDPNKFGNKAVRAFASRGWQVFPVNPSLDEVEGLPAYHDIQSVPADHLDRVTFYVPPRVGLDVIDEVPAKHVDEVWLNPGSESPELVHKAETLGLNVVQACSILDIGESPRDY; this is translated from the coding sequence ATGTCCAGGAGACGTCCGACGGTCGCCATCATCGGCGCCAGCAACGACCCGAACAAGTTCGGCAACAAGGCCGTGCGAGCATTCGCCTCGAGGGGCTGGCAGGTCTTCCCCGTCAACCCGTCGCTCGACGAGGTGGAGGGGCTGCCCGCCTATCACGACATCCAATCGGTCCCGGCCGACCACCTCGACCGCGTCACCTTCTACGTCCCGCCCCGCGTCGGGCTGGACGTGATCGACGAGGTCCCCGCCAAGCACGTGGACGAGGTCTGGCTCAACCCCGGCTCCGAGTCGCCCGAGCTCGTCCACAAGGCCGAGACGCTGGGCCTGAACGTCGTCCAGGCCTGCAGCATCCTGGACATCGGCGAGAGCCCGCGCGACTACTGA
- a CDS encoding polysaccharide deacetylase family protein, translating into MFLDHEIRGDGLDRDALCLTFDDGPGPATPGIAEYLATEGISATFFVLGRNARGRGPELRRLRALGHLVGNHGHDHRHLPDLLAAGGDPALDVARGHAAIADALGEAPTLFRPPHGAWRGASEAGSAVARRLNECEALRGYLGPIGWDVDGADWRAWREGHPANRCAARYAEEIAGGRRGIVLLHDGSEDPSLGPANRTEELLRLLVPFLRRGGYRFVPLADLPAVRAAGDGRP; encoded by the coding sequence TTGTTCCTGGACCACGAGATCCGCGGCGACGGCCTGGACCGCGACGCACTCTGCCTGACGTTCGACGACGGCCCCGGCCCCGCGACGCCGGGGATCGCGGAATACCTGGCGACGGAGGGGATCTCCGCGACGTTCTTCGTCCTGGGCCGGAACGCGAGGGGACGCGGCCCGGAGCTGCGGCGCCTGCGGGCCCTCGGCCACCTCGTGGGGAACCACGGCCACGACCATCGGCACCTGCCGGACCTGCTGGCCGCCGGCGGCGACCCGGCGCTGGATGTCGCCCGCGGGCACGCGGCGATCGCCGACGCGCTCGGCGAGGCCCCGACCCTCTTCCGGCCGCCGCACGGGGCCTGGCGGGGCGCGTCCGAGGCCGGCTCCGCGGTCGCCCGCCGGCTCAACGAGTGCGAGGCCCTGCGAGGCTACCTCGGCCCGATCGGCTGGGACGTCGACGGCGCGGACTGGCGTGCCTGGCGGGAGGGGCATCCCGCGAACCGTTGCGCCGCGCGCTATGCCGAGGAGATCGCCGGGGGACGCCGCGGCATCGTCCTGCTCCACGACGGGTCGGAGGACCCGTCGCTGGGCCCGGCCAATCGGACCGAGGAGTTGCTGCGCCTCCTGGTCCCCTTCCTGCGGCGGGGAGGCTATCGGTTCGTGCCGCTCGCCGACCTGCCGGCGGTCCGGGCCGCGGGCGACGGCCGGCCCTGA
- a CDS encoding glycosyltransferase, with the protein MRTVDSCPYRRPVADGTTRCDLLARIAGLGDSPLTRVEVDACRACCAAPAPSLTRLNPVVGSLLDRLAGRLVEAGGESGCDPERALALGRWARRHLKPLARKPGAPLIAPGRRLFPTVAVIITCHNYGRYLGEAIRSVLDQTILPAEILVVDDASDDDTAEVARGHADSGVGYLRVDHRSAYRSRKAGMLATQSKVLCFLDADDVLPHDYLERGLPLFESPEVGIVYSDVELFGDLSRKQAMPEWDPVEFDRENFMHAGSLVRRMALEIADAFREPDLFEAHEDWMVWRRVVAAGWIGSKQSALYRYRRHASEGPSRSLLQPRNYFDNGSLRLIDVTLFTALSGRSSLWPSYRDWLETQAWPREQTRLFLMDTSQDPAFAASVRSYLAASRYADVRYVARAVSEPGLADLPRGPNSAAVRLACARIYNQMARDVTTPFVLVVEDDILPPPGVIERLLRAFDRETAAVGAPYRSRGLGHYVAWDDEGEHLPGGEGVAAIGGCGFGCLLIRTSVLRDATFSYGYAEPIDFDPAFCRRLRRDGWTIKMDWSQECAHRSVS; encoded by the coding sequence ATGCGCACGGTCGATTCGTGCCCCTATCGCAGGCCGGTCGCCGACGGCACGACCCGGTGCGACCTCCTGGCACGCATCGCCGGGCTGGGGGACTCCCCCCTCACGCGCGTGGAGGTCGACGCCTGCCGCGCCTGCTGCGCCGCGCCGGCCCCCAGCCTGACGCGGCTCAATCCGGTGGTCGGCTCGCTGCTCGACCGGCTGGCGGGCCGCCTCGTTGAGGCTGGGGGCGAGTCGGGCTGCGACCCGGAGCGGGCCCTCGCCCTGGGCCGCTGGGCGAGGAGGCACCTGAAGCCGCTGGCGCGGAAGCCCGGTGCGCCCCTGATCGCGCCCGGGCGGCGGCTCTTCCCGACCGTGGCGGTGATCATCACCTGCCACAACTACGGACGATACCTCGGCGAGGCGATCCGCAGCGTCCTCGACCAGACGATCCTCCCCGCCGAGATCCTCGTCGTCGACGACGCCAGCGACGACGACACGGCGGAGGTCGCCCGGGGGCATGCCGACTCCGGCGTCGGATACCTCCGGGTCGACCATCGCAGCGCCTACCGGTCGAGGAAGGCGGGCATGCTCGCGACGCAATCGAAGGTCCTCTGCTTCCTGGACGCCGACGACGTCCTGCCCCACGACTATCTCGAGCGCGGGCTGCCGCTGTTCGAGAGCCCCGAGGTGGGCATCGTCTACTCGGACGTCGAGCTGTTCGGGGACCTCTCCCGGAAGCAGGCGATGCCCGAGTGGGATCCCGTCGAGTTCGACCGCGAGAACTTCATGCACGCCGGATCGCTCGTGCGGCGGATGGCCCTGGAGATCGCCGACGCCTTCCGCGAGCCGGACCTCTTCGAGGCCCACGAGGACTGGATGGTCTGGCGGCGGGTCGTCGCGGCGGGGTGGATCGGCTCGAAGCAGTCCGCGCTCTATCGCTATCGGCGGCACGCCTCGGAGGGGCCGAGCCGGTCCCTCCTCCAGCCCCGGAACTATTTCGACAACGGCTCGCTGCGGCTCATCGACGTCACCCTCTTCACGGCGCTCTCGGGCCGCTCGTCCCTGTGGCCGTCGTACCGCGACTGGCTCGAGACGCAGGCTTGGCCCCGCGAACAGACGCGGCTGTTCCTGATGGACACGTCGCAGGACCCGGCGTTCGCCGCGTCCGTGCGCTCGTACCTGGCCGCCTCCCGATATGCCGACGTGCGGTACGTCGCCCGCGCCGTCTCGGAGCCGGGCCTGGCCGACCTCCCCCGCGGCCCGAATTCCGCCGCGGTCCGCCTCGCCTGCGCGCGGATCTACAACCAGATGGCGCGCGACGTGACGACGCCCTTCGTGCTCGTGGTGGAGGACGACATCCTGCCGCCGCCCGGCGTGATCGAGCGTCTCCTCCGCGCCTTCGACCGGGAGACGGCGGCGGTCGGTGCGCCTTACCGCTCGCGGGGCCTCGGGCATTACGTGGCCTGGGACGACGAGGGCGAACACCTCCCGGGCGGCGAGGGCGTCGCGGCGATCGGGGGCTGCGGGTTCGGCTGCCTGCTCATCCGCACCTCCGTGCTCCGGGATGCGACCTTCAGCTACGGATACGCCGAGCCCATCGACTTCGACCCGGCTTTCTGCCGCCGCCTCCGTCGCGATGGCTGGACCATCAAGATGGACTGGTCGCAGGAATGCGCACACCGGTCCGTCTCGTGA
- a CDS encoding bifunctional serine/threonine-protein kinase/formylglycine-generating enzyme family protein: MTVSSAPLMAPTDCAEIGRYRLIRLLGEGGFGRVYLAHDSELDRRVAIKVPNPRRNLRPEDVEAYLAEARMLARLDHPHIVPVYDVGRAENAACYVVSKYIEGADLATRLAQGRPSIREAAGWTAAIAEALHHAHARGLVHRDVKPGNILIDGGGRPCVADFGLALRDEDYGKGSPIAGTPGYMSPEQARGEGHRVDGRSDIFSLGVVLYEMLTGRRPFRSESRAELLKQIIAADPRPPRQVDDAVPRELERICMKAMAQRASDRYRTAGDLAEDLKHFLETDAAAAPGRPAPAGLAAATDPGPENAPSTTSWARGEAATRIVPKGLRSFDQHDAEFFLRLLPGPRDRDGLPESLRFWKRRVEATDAAAGFGVGLIYGPSGCGKSSLVKAGLLPRLAPHVIPVYAEAAAGETESRVLRGLRAACPDLPAERGLAECVTTLRRGRVLRSGQKVLLVLDQFEQWLFGRVEDSSDELVAAMRQCDGQHVQAILMVRDDFWMAATRFLREIETPLVEGENTAAVDLFEPSHARRVLAAFGRAYGALPEKASEDTPDHRAFLDRAIAGLVNDGKVIPVRLALFAEMVKGRPWTPSSLKASGGPEGVGVTYLEETFCSPHAPPEHRLHQEAAQAVLKALLPESGTNIRGQMRSAAELRGGSGYADRPGDFAGLIHLLDARLRLVTPTEREPAPAAGPADAAGPQEGDSRCYQLTHDYLVPSIRQWLNRKQRETRQGRAALALSDQAALWAAHPRRRLLPSASEFLRMGLLTRRADRTPQQARFLRAAARYHATRGLIVAAALLCLALAGIELRGWLRASELRHRLLVARTSDMPAVLLETGPFMRWLDPMLRRELVRAAGPASRPLRIRLSLALLPRDPRQVEDLVGLMLDSDPEELVLIRDSLRPHAARLEGPLWAILGDTAVDRERRLRAAAALAAYDPEGPDWYAIAPDLAATLVAEGPLAVAGWIDALRNVREAMVPALRAAFADGERSAEERSVAAAALAAYLGDDLDALLPLALEADPQQSRAFLPPLRDRAADVEARCRELLAATPPGPAEDAPRFADTRRRAAAATVLIGLGRGGPAWPLLSRAGGPVREYLIERLEPSGVDPLTLMNAAAAEGEPSLRTGLLRALSRYRSEDVPAAQADRFAAGLLEAYAEETDPAVHSAIDLLLRRWGRGAAVDAQDSRLAARDPRPGRGWYTNGQRQTLAVVRGPVTFATGDPDADQHWTVRIPRTFALATKEVTREQFARSLGAAEKPRGQDDAEPASGVSYYEAARYCRWLSEQEQVPECQMCYPPADEIRPGMELAADYLDRTGYRLPTEAEWEYGCAVGAATTWPFGDDGALLPRFAWWMSNAQGRVHPVGRLQPNDLGLFDVLGNVYEWCYLRTWTPSSGVEVDRAEPCVIADPADPPMAMLRGGYYGGHTRTVRTRYRNQNRPSLQEPFIGFRIARTCP, from the coding sequence GTGACCGTGAGCTCGGCCCCCTTGATGGCCCCGACGGATTGCGCCGAGATCGGCCGATATCGGCTGATCCGCCTGCTGGGCGAGGGGGGCTTCGGCCGGGTCTACCTCGCGCACGATTCGGAGCTCGATCGGCGGGTCGCGATCAAGGTCCCCAACCCCAGGAGGAACCTCCGCCCCGAGGACGTCGAGGCCTACCTGGCCGAGGCGAGGATGCTGGCCAGGCTGGATCACCCTCACATCGTCCCGGTCTACGACGTGGGCCGGGCCGAGAACGCGGCCTGCTACGTGGTCTCGAAGTACATCGAGGGGGCCGACCTGGCGACGCGGCTCGCCCAGGGGCGCCCCTCGATCCGCGAGGCCGCCGGGTGGACGGCGGCGATCGCCGAGGCGCTGCACCATGCGCACGCCCGAGGGCTGGTCCACCGGGACGTCAAGCCGGGCAACATCCTGATCGACGGCGGCGGCCGGCCGTGCGTGGCCGACTTCGGCCTGGCGCTGCGGGACGAGGACTACGGCAAGGGGAGCCCGATCGCCGGCACGCCGGGCTACATGAGCCCGGAGCAGGCCCGCGGCGAGGGCCATCGGGTCGACGGCCGGTCGGACATCTTCAGCCTGGGCGTCGTGCTCTACGAGATGCTGACAGGGCGTAGGCCGTTCCGGTCCGAGTCCCGCGCCGAATTGCTCAAGCAGATCATCGCCGCCGATCCGCGCCCGCCCCGCCAGGTCGACGATGCGGTCCCCCGGGAGCTGGAGCGGATCTGCATGAAGGCGATGGCCCAGCGGGCGTCCGACCGCTACCGCACGGCGGGCGACCTGGCCGAGGACCTGAAGCACTTCCTCGAGACCGACGCCGCCGCGGCCCCGGGTCGGCCGGCGCCGGCGGGGCTCGCCGCCGCGACGGATCCGGGACCGGAGAACGCCCCGTCGACGACGAGCTGGGCCCGGGGGGAGGCGGCAACCCGGATCGTTCCCAAGGGGCTGCGGTCGTTCGACCAGCACGACGCGGAGTTCTTCCTCCGGCTCCTGCCCGGGCCCCGGGACCGGGACGGGCTCCCCGAGTCGCTGCGGTTCTGGAAGCGGCGCGTCGAGGCGACCGACGCCGCCGCCGGCTTCGGCGTGGGGCTGATCTACGGGCCCTCCGGCTGCGGCAAGTCGTCGCTCGTGAAGGCGGGCCTCCTGCCCCGCCTGGCCCCCCACGTGATCCCGGTCTACGCGGAGGCGGCCGCGGGCGAGACCGAGTCCCGCGTGCTCCGGGGGCTCCGGGCGGCCTGCCCCGACCTCCCGGCGGAGCGGGGGCTGGCCGAGTGCGTCACGACGCTCCGCAGGGGCCGGGTGCTCCGGTCGGGGCAGAAGGTCCTGCTGGTCCTGGACCAGTTCGAGCAGTGGCTCTTCGGGAGGGTCGAGGACTCCTCGGACGAGCTGGTCGCCGCGATGCGGCAGTGCGACGGCCAGCACGTGCAGGCCATCCTCATGGTCCGGGACGACTTCTGGATGGCGGCGACCCGCTTCCTGCGAGAGATCGAGACCCCCCTGGTGGAGGGGGAGAACACGGCGGCCGTCGACCTCTTCGAGCCGTCCCACGCGCGACGCGTGCTCGCCGCCTTCGGCCGCGCCTACGGGGCCCTGCCCGAGAAGGCCTCCGAGGACACGCCGGACCACCGGGCGTTCCTCGACCGGGCGATCGCCGGCCTGGTCAACGACGGCAAGGTCATCCCCGTCCGGCTGGCCCTCTTCGCGGAGATGGTCAAGGGCAGGCCCTGGACGCCGTCGAGCCTCAAGGCGTCGGGCGGGCCCGAGGGGGTCGGCGTGACCTACCTGGAGGAGACCTTCTGCTCGCCCCACGCGCCCCCGGAACATCGGCTGCATCAGGAGGCGGCGCAGGCCGTCCTCAAGGCCCTGCTGCCCGAGAGCGGCACGAACATCCGGGGCCAGATGCGCTCCGCGGCGGAGCTCCGCGGCGGCTCCGGCTACGCCGACCGGCCGGGGGACTTCGCGGGCCTGATCCACCTGCTCGACGCCCGGCTGCGGCTCGTCACGCCGACGGAGCGCGAGCCCGCGCCGGCGGCCGGCCCCGCCGACGCGGCCGGGCCGCAGGAGGGCGATTCCCGGTGCTATCAGCTCACGCACGACTACCTGGTCCCCTCGATCCGCCAGTGGCTGAATCGCAAGCAGCGCGAGACCCGCCAGGGGCGTGCGGCGCTGGCCCTCTCGGACCAGGCCGCTCTCTGGGCGGCGCACCCGCGTCGCAGGCTCCTGCCGTCGGCGTCCGAGTTCCTCCGGATGGGGCTGCTCACCCGGCGGGCCGACCGCACCCCCCAGCAGGCGAGGTTCCTGCGGGCCGCGGCGCGGTACCACGCGACGCGGGGCCTGATCGTGGCGGCGGCCCTGCTCTGCCTGGCCCTCGCGGGCATCGAGCTCCGCGGCTGGCTGCGCGCCTCGGAGCTCCGCCATCGGCTGCTCGTCGCCCGCACGTCCGACATGCCGGCCGTGCTCCTGGAGACGGGTCCCTTCATGCGCTGGCTGGATCCCATGCTGCGGCGAGAGCTGGTGCGGGCGGCGGGCCCGGCGTCGCGGCCGCTCCGCATCCGGCTGTCGCTGGCGCTGCTGCCCCGCGACCCGCGGCAGGTGGAGGACCTGGTCGGGCTCATGCTGGACTCCGACCCGGAGGAGCTGGTCCTCATCCGCGATTCGCTGCGGCCCCACGCGGCGCGGCTGGAGGGGCCGCTCTGGGCGATCCTCGGCGACACCGCGGTCGATCGCGAGCGGCGCCTCCGCGCCGCCGCGGCGCTGGCCGCCTACGACCCCGAGGGCCCCGACTGGTACGCGATCGCGCCGGACCTGGCGGCGACCCTGGTCGCGGAAGGCCCGCTCGCGGTCGCGGGGTGGATCGACGCGCTGAGGAATGTGCGCGAGGCGATGGTCCCGGCGCTGAGGGCGGCGTTCGCGGACGGCGAGCGATCGGCCGAGGAGCGGTCGGTCGCGGCCGCCGCGCTGGCCGCCTACCTGGGCGACGACCTGGACGCGCTGCTGCCCCTCGCGTTGGAGGCGGATCCGCAGCAGTCGCGCGCCTTCCTGCCCCCCCTTCGCGACCGCGCCGCCGACGTCGAGGCGCGTTGCCGGGAGTTGCTGGCCGCCACTCCGCCCGGGCCGGCCGAGGACGCCCCGCGGTTCGCCGACACCCGCCGGCGGGCCGCGGCGGCGACGGTGCTCATCGGCCTCGGGCGGGGCGGCCCCGCGTGGCCCCTGCTGTCGCGGGCCGGCGGGCCCGTGCGCGAGTACCTGATCGAGCGGCTGGAGCCGTCGGGGGTCGACCCGCTGACGCTGATGAACGCCGCCGCCGCCGAGGGGGAGCCCTCGCTCCGCACGGGCCTGCTCCGCGCGCTGAGCCGGTACCGGTCGGAGGACGTGCCCGCGGCCCAGGCGGACCGGTTCGCGGCGGGGTTGCTCGAGGCCTATGCCGAGGAGACCGACCCGGCCGTCCATTCCGCGATCGACCTGCTGCTGCGACGATGGGGCCGCGGCGCGGCGGTCGACGCCCAGGACTCGCGGCTCGCCGCGAGGGATCCGCGGCCCGGCCGCGGCTGGTACACCAACGGCCAGCGCCAGACGCTGGCGGTCGTCCGCGGGCCGGTGACCTTCGCGACGGGCGATCCGGACGCCGATCAGCACTGGACCGTGCGGATCCCCCGGACCTTCGCCCTGGCGACCAAGGAGGTCACGCGGGAGCAGTTCGCCCGATCCCTCGGCGCGGCCGAGAAGCCTCGCGGCCAGGATGACGCGGAGCCCGCGTCCGGCGTCTCCTACTACGAGGCGGCACGCTACTGCCGCTGGCTCAGCGAGCAGGAGCAGGTGCCGGAGTGCCAGATGTGCTACCCCCCGGCGGACGAGATCCGCCCGGGGATGGAGCTCGCGGCCGACTACCTGGACCGGACCGGCTACCGCCTCCCCACCGAGGCCGAATGGGAATACGGCTGCGCCGTCGGCGCGGCGACGACCTGGCCCTTCGGCGACGACGGGGCCCTGCTGCCGCGTTTCGCCTGGTGGATGAGCAACGCGCAGGGCCGCGTCCACCCGGTCGGCCGGCTCCAGCCCAACGACCTGGGCCTCTTCGACGTCCTGGGCAACGTCTACGAATGGTGCTACCTCCGCACGTGGACGCCGTCGTCGGGCGTCGAGGTGGACCGGGCCGAGCCGTGCGTCATCGCGGACCCGGCCGATCCGCCCATGGCGATGCTCCGGGGCGGATACTACGGCGGGCATACCCGCACGGTCCGGACGCGATATCGCAACCAGAACCGCCCGAGTCTCCAGGAGCCGTTCATCGGATTCCGGATAGCGAGGACTTGTCCGTAG
- the rnc gene encoding ribonuclease III, translated as MRPITRRDETSPLDDCQRVIEYQFREPMLLREALTHASGANHRLSSNERLEFLGDAILGAVVCDLLFRKFPESQEGELTRIKSIVVSRHTCARISQALGIDEFLVMGKGMGGHDQTPSSVLADVFESLIGAIYLDGGMEVARTFIVRHIGPEIDAAADGHGGCNYKSNLQQVAQREFGETPTYLLLDEKGPDHSKCFKISALIGRQSYAPAWGRNKKEAEQRAALNAICQLSGEPIPFESD; from the coding sequence ATGCGTCCGATCACTCGCAGGGACGAGACGAGTCCGCTCGACGACTGCCAGAGGGTGATCGAGTACCAGTTCCGGGAACCCATGCTCCTGCGCGAGGCGTTGACGCATGCATCGGGCGCGAACCACCGCCTGTCGTCCAACGAGCGCCTCGAATTCCTGGGCGACGCGATCCTCGGCGCGGTCGTCTGCGACCTGCTGTTCCGGAAGTTCCCCGAGTCCCAGGAAGGCGAGCTGACGCGCATCAAGTCGATCGTCGTCTCGCGGCACACCTGCGCGCGGATCTCCCAGGCGCTGGGGATCGATGAATTCCTGGTGATGGGCAAGGGGATGGGGGGGCACGACCAGACGCCTTCCTCGGTGCTGGCCGACGTCTTCGAGAGCCTGATCGGGGCGATCTACCTGGACGGCGGGATGGAGGTGGCGCGGACGTTCATCGTCCGCCACATCGGCCCGGAGATCGACGCGGCGGCCGACGGCCACGGCGGTTGCAACTACAAGAGCAACCTCCAGCAGGTCGCCCAGCGGGAGTTCGGCGAGACGCCGACGTACCTGCTGCTCGACGAGAAGGGCCCGGATCACTCGAAGTGCTTCAAGATCTCGGCCCTGATCGGCCGCCAGAGCTACGCGCCGGCCTGGGGGCGGAACAAGAAAGAGGCGGAGCAGCGTGCGGCGCTCAACGCGATCTGCCAGCTCTCGGGCGAGCCGATCCCCTTCGAGTCGGACTGA
- a CDS encoding phosphoribosylanthranilate isomerase, which produces MELSPTLPTGAAPAVLVKICGLTRADEAASCIAAGADWIGLNFHPGSPRFLDPDRSGEIVSAIGSPERAVGLFVNRPAAEVARVAARLGISTVQLHGDEPPEDLVALTHLRIVRAFRLGRPEDVEAMAGYLDRARSLGRVPDAVLVDALVAGVAGGTGTVVAGPVLDRLASMATSDSLPPMILAGGLNPENVRGRVDRVRPWMVDVASGVESGPGRKDPRLVAAFIRAARGEPRERPGQPVDKGSGAD; this is translated from the coding sequence ATGGAGCTGTCCCCGACCCTCCCGACCGGCGCGGCCCCCGCCGTGCTGGTCAAGATCTGCGGGCTGACGCGTGCGGATGAGGCCGCCTCGTGCATCGCCGCGGGGGCCGACTGGATCGGCCTGAACTTCCATCCCGGCTCGCCGCGGTTCCTGGACCCCGATCGGTCCGGCGAGATCGTGTCCGCGATCGGCTCCCCGGAGCGGGCCGTCGGCCTGTTCGTGAACCGGCCCGCCGCGGAGGTGGCCCGGGTCGCCGCGCGGCTCGGCATCTCGACGGTCCAACTCCACGGCGACGAGCCTCCCGAGGATCTCGTCGCCCTAACCCACCTGCGCATCGTGCGCGCGTTCCGGCTGGGCCGGCCGGAAGACGTGGAGGCCATGGCGGGCTACCTGGACCGGGCCCGGTCGCTCGGGCGCGTGCCGGATGCGGTCCTCGTCGATGCCCTGGTCGCCGGCGTGGCGGGCGGGACCGGCACGGTCGTCGCGGGGCCCGTCCTGGACCGTCTGGCCTCGATGGCCACCTCCGACTCGCTCCCCCCCATGATCCTGGCCGGCGGCCTCAACCCGGAGAACGTCCGCGGCCGCGTCGATCGCGTGCGGCCATGGATGGTGGACGTCGCCAGCGGGGTGGAATCGGGCCCGGGGCGCAAGGATCCGCGCCTGGTCGCGGCGTTCATCCGGGCCGCCCGCGGGGAGCCGCGGGAGCGGCCGGGCCAGCCGGTTGACAAGGGCTCCGGGGCGGATTAG